The window AAATGGTGGAAGAAGTATTAGAAATACGCCCCGTGCATATTGTCCCCTCGACACGAAGCAATATTTTTCTCGGTGTCGTGAATGCCAGAGGCCAACTCCGCCTATGTGTTGCTTTGCATAAACTTCTAGAAATCTCAAGCAATATCGACGTCTCGATCAAAGAACGGTATTCTGTAGAAAGAAAATATCGACGTCTTCTGGCCATAAGAAGAGGCGGGGAGATTTGGGTTTTCCCCGTAGATGAAATTCATGGCATTATCAGTTTTGATTCATCCATGCTCGTCAATATCCCTATTACAGTTTCTAAATCCACGGCTAACTATATCAAAGGTCTCCTCCATTGGCAGGAGCGAAGTGTCGGCGTACTGGACGATGAACTGCTTTTTGAAAGCCTACGGAGATTGATACCGTGAACGCTGAGAAAGGAAACCCCCGTGACGCCATACTTAAAGTCTTTTTGACCGATCTTCAAAAAGATACCAATACCTTGCGCACACTGCTGCTTAAAACAAAACAAGTGGAGTGGGATCAGGTAAAGCAGGTATTAAGTCACGTTGCCGGCTGCGCAAGGCTTGCAAAATGCAGCGTTGTAGCACAATATGCCTCGATGCTTCTAGATAACATTAATAAAATTAATGAGAACCCTGAATTAAACGTTAAAGCTATTCAAGTCATACATGATGGTGTAGCAAATTTAGTTAAGCTTTCCTCAGAAGAAATCTCATTGGTAGAATGGGAAAAGAAAGCTGTAGAATGGCTTCAAAATACCCCTTCAACACCTAAAAAATCTAAACATGAATCACTGCAAATTCCCAGAGAGCAGACGCCGGAACATATTTTGGGAATGTTCGCTAATGAACTTGAGATCCAAGTCGAAGAACTGAATAAAGGGCTGCTCCGTTTAGAACATAACCGCAATGATAAGCTGACCTTGCAAGTGATGATGCGCGCTGCACACTCAGTCAAAGGGGCGTCCAGAGTTGTAGGACTGTCAGGAATTGTCCGCTTAGCGCATATCATCGAAGAGTGCTTTGTCAGTGCACAGCAACATCGCATCGACCTAGGTGAAAAAGAGGTCGAACATCTCTTCAAAGCTGTTGACTTCCTTTCCAAACTCTCAAAAGAGCCCCCATTAGAAATACCTCCCTATATGCGCAGTAACAGTGATGAAGTCGATAAACTTTGCCATAACTTGGAAGAGTGCATATTCGCTGCCGGCGGTACTTTTACACCCTTATCTGAGATTATAGAGGATGTAGACCAGGGGATCTTTCCCGACGAGCCATTGCTCATTCCCTTAGCGCCTTCCCAAGCACAGCAGCGCGCTTTGCGTGTGACAGCAGAAACATTAAATCGATTGATGGGGATAGCGGGCGAAGCTCTGGTAGAATCTCGTTG is drawn from Parachlamydiales bacterium and contains these coding sequences:
- a CDS encoding chemotaxis protein CheW; translated protein: MPEPLDLLTQSTSNYAEKLLDRVPEASYMAMWEDLLRKTKVAQDETQESSLLLFRLGVEWLGISTKMVEEVLEIRPVHIVPSTRSNIFLGVVNARGQLRLCVALHKLLEISSNIDVSIKERYSVERKYRRLLAIRRGGEIWVFPVDEIHGIISFDSSMLVNIPITVSKSTANYIKGLLHWQERSVGVLDDELLFESLRRLIP